In a single window of the Heliangelus exortis chromosome 1, bHelExo1.hap1, whole genome shotgun sequence genome:
- the PVALB gene encoding parvalbumin alpha isoform X1, with the protein MAMTDVLNAEDIKKAVGAFSAAESFNYKKFFEMVGLKKKSPEDVKKVFHILDKDRSGFIEEEELKFVLKGFTPEGRDLSDQETKALLAAGDKDGDGKIGADEFATLVAES; encoded by the exons ATGGCTATGACTGACGTGCTCAACGCTGAGGATATCAAGAAGGCTGTGGGAGCCTTTTCAG CGGCTGAATCTTTTAACTATAAGAAGTTTTTCGAGATGGTAGGACTGAAGAAGAAGAGCCCAGAAGATGTGAAGAAGGTTTTCCATATTCTCGATAAAGATCGAAGCGGCTTCATCGAAGAGGAAGAATTAAA GTTTGTACTGAAGGGCTTTACCCCGGAGGGAAGAGACCTATCAGACCAAGAAACAAAGGCTCTTCTGGCTGCTGGAGATAAGGACGGGGATGGCAAAATTGGCGCTGATG aaTTTGCAACTCTGGTGGCTGAATCATAA
- the PVALB gene encoding parvalbumin alpha isoform X2 codes for MAMTDVLNAEDIKKAVGAFSAAESFNYKKFFEMVGLKKKSPEDVKKVFHILDKDRSGFIEEEELKFVLKGFTPEGRDLSDQETKALLAAGDKDGDGKIGADVHVSLCKIY; via the exons ATGGCTATGACTGACGTGCTCAACGCTGAGGATATCAAGAAGGCTGTGGGAGCCTTTTCAG CGGCTGAATCTTTTAACTATAAGAAGTTTTTCGAGATGGTAGGACTGAAGAAGAAGAGCCCAGAAGATGTGAAGAAGGTTTTCCATATTCTCGATAAAGATCGAAGCGGCTTCATCGAAGAGGAAGAATTAAA GTTTGTACTGAAGGGCTTTACCCCGGAGGGAAGAGACCTATCAGACCAAGAAACAAAGGCTCTTCTGGCTGCTGGAGATAAGGACGGGGATGGCAAAATTGGCGCTGATG TTCATGTTTCTCTCTGCAAGATTTATTGA